GCAATCTTTTCCGCCACAACGACGCGCAGATCATCGCGCTGGCCGATCCCATTGAATCGCACAACCTGGATGGTTTTTATTACAAAGGCATGGCGGGACGCCTGCCGGTCAAAGCGGAGATTGAAAAGCAATATTCCGCAACGACGCCCAATTTCAAGGTGTCGGATTATGAGGATTTCCGCGTCATGCTGGAAAAAGAAAAGTCCATTGACGCCATTCTGTGCGCGACGCCGGACCATCAACACGCCTATGTCTGCGTGACGGCCATGCGCCAGGGCAAACATGCCTATTGTGAAAAACCGTTGACGCACAATGTCTGGGAAGCACGACAGGTGGCCAGGGTGGCCAAAGAAACCGGCGTGGCCACGCAGTTGGGCAACCAAGGCCATTCGGACGAGGGCATTCGCCTCACCAGCGAATGGATTTGGGACGGTGCCATTGGCGACGTGCGCGAAGTGCATGCCTGGACCAATGCCTCCCGCTGGAATAAAAAACACACGGGCGGCCGTCCGCCGACCGAGCCGGTGCCCCAGGGAGTGAACTGGGATCTCTGGCTGGGGCCGCGCGAAACACGTCCTTACAGTTCCATCTACTCCCCGGTAAGCTGGCGCGATTTCTGGGATTTCGGCACCGCGCCCATCGGCGACTTTTTCTGCCACAACTTTGACCCGGCACTCTGGGCGCTGGATTTGCGCGAACCGCTCAGCATCGAAGCCTACGGTGCCGGGGGTGTGGATTCGTACATCGCCCCCGTGGGCGGCCTTTACACCTATCATTTCGGGCCCCGCAAGAACATGCCGCCGGTCAAATTCACCTGGTATGAAGGCGGCCTGATGCCGGCGCGTCCCGAGTCATTGGAAGAGGACGACCAGCTTGGCGCCGGTGGCAATGGCATTCTGTTCGTTGGCGACAAGGGCATGATCACTTGCGCTGGATGGGCGGGCAACCCACGGCTGCTGCCGAGTTCCAAGATGGATGGCTTCAAACGCCCGGCCAAGACGCTGCCGCGCTCCAAAGGGCATCACCGTGATTGGCTGGATGCCTGCAAAGGCGGACCCCAGGCCAGCGCGAATTTCGAGTATGGCGCCGCCTTGAGCGAAATTGGCCTGCTCGGTCTGGTCGCGATGCGCGTGGGCAAGAAAATGCTCTGGGATGCCAAGGCCATGAAGTCCCCCAATGCGCCTGAGGCGGACAAATATCTAAAAGAAAGCTATCGCCCCGGCTGGGAGATTACTTGATGCTCCGAAACGTTGCGTGGAAACAGAGTCGCCTGATCGCAAACGATCTGGCGGCTCCGTTTTTCATTTGGCTCGCCTGCCTGTGCCTTGCGGGCGGGCGTGGAAACGCCGGCGACTGGCCCATGTGGCGGGCCGATGCGGGCCGAACCGCGAGCGTGGCACCGTCACTACCGGAAAAGTTGAAGGTACTGTGGACCCGGGAACTGGCCCCGCTTGCGCCCGCTTACCGGGATGTGCGCCTGCAGTTTGATCGCGGTTATGAACCCGTGGTGCTGGGAAAACGTCTTTTCCTGGCCTCTTCACGCGATGACAGTATCACGGCCTATGATACGGATACCGGGGCGCAACTCTGGAAAATTTATACTGATGGTCCGGTGCGTTTCGCTCCCGTGGCGGGCGATGGGCGGGTAATCTTCGGGTCCGATGACGGATCGGTGCGCTGTGTGGCGGCTGCCACCGGCGAATTGCGCTGGCAAAAACGCGCGGTGCCGTCGGATCGCCAACTATTGGGTAACGGACGCCTTATCTCGGTGTGGCCGATTCGGGGCGGGCCCGTGTTGCGGGATGGGCGGGTGTATTTCGCGGCAGGGGTCTGGCCGCTGGAAGGCGTGTTTATTTATTGCCTGGAGGCAGTCACGGGCAAAGTAATTTGGCTCAATGACCGCACGGGTTACATTTACGGGGTGCATCCGCACCAGGCACAGGCTTTTGGTGGCGTGGCACCCCAGGGTTACCTGTTGATTGATGGTGCTGATTTGGTGGTGCCCAGCAGTTCAGCATATCCGGCCCGTTTTGATCTCGCCACGGGCACATTGAAAGAGTTTTCCTTGCCAAAAATGGCCAGGTATCCGGGCGGCTGGTTCGCCTCGACGACGACGAATGGATGGGTGAAACTTAACCTGAGCACCTTGGTATTTGATGCCGGGGTGAACACCAACCGGCACGAAGACAAACCGCATCAGCAGGGCGTGCCGGGCGTCCGTCGCAGTTTCCGCGCGGGCGATCGAGAATGGAGTTTCGACCAACCCATGCCTGAAATATCAGGTAAGGTGCATAGCATGATCGCAGCCGATGAGAAATGTTTCGTCGTCACCGAAGAGGGGTGCCTGTACGCGCTCACAGCCCCGGAGCAGGTGAAGGGTGAGGCGCAACAGTGGCGTCGGGAGCCGATTGTGGCGGCGGCCAAGGGAAGCCAGCAAGACGCGGTTGAAAATTTTCTAGCCGCAGCGGCGACGCAGCACGGTTACGCTGTGGTATTAGGCCTGGGCGAACCGGAGTTCCTTGCATCACTGGCTGGCCAGACCGACTTTAAGATTCTGGCGCTGATCGCTGAGAGTGACGATATTTCAGCAGCGCGAACGCGTTTGGCCGCAGCCCGGTTTCAGGGAGAACGAGTGGCTCTGCGCCAAACGTCGCCCACCAACGCTGGTTTGCCACCGTATTTCGCCAGCGTAATCGTGCTCGCTCCCGGCACTCCGTTACCCGACGCGGCGACGCTGAAACAGATGTATTCCTGGCTGCGTCCTTACGGCGGTAAA
The sequence above is drawn from the Verrucomicrobiota bacterium genome and encodes:
- a CDS encoding Gfo/Idh/MocA family oxidoreductase; the protein is MNNMKNDNLVGTGLGRRKFLGTTAAAVAGISLVPRHVLGGPKFVAPSEKVNIAIIGCGGQGRTNARNLFRHNDAQIIALADPIESHNLDGFYYKGMAGRLPVKAEIEKQYSATTPNFKVSDYEDFRVMLEKEKSIDAILCATPDHQHAYVCVTAMRQGKHAYCEKPLTHNVWEARQVARVAKETGVATQLGNQGHSDEGIRLTSEWIWDGAIGDVREVHAWTNASRWNKKHTGGRPPTEPVPQGVNWDLWLGPRETRPYSSIYSPVSWRDFWDFGTAPIGDFFCHNFDPALWALDLREPLSIEAYGAGGVDSYIAPVGGLYTYHFGPRKNMPPVKFTWYEGGLMPARPESLEEDDQLGAGGNGILFVGDKGMITCAGWAGNPRLLPSSKMDGFKRPAKTLPRSKGHHRDWLDACKGGPQASANFEYGAALSEIGLLGLVAMRVGKKMLWDAKAMKSPNAPEADKYLKESYRPGWEIT
- a CDS encoding PQQ-binding-like beta-propeller repeat protein, with translation MLRNVAWKQSRLIANDLAAPFFIWLACLCLAGGRGNAGDWPMWRADAGRTASVAPSLPEKLKVLWTRELAPLAPAYRDVRLQFDRGYEPVVLGKRLFLASSRDDSITAYDTDTGAQLWKIYTDGPVRFAPVAGDGRVIFGSDDGSVRCVAAATGELRWQKRAVPSDRQLLGNGRLISVWPIRGGPVLRDGRVYFAAGVWPLEGVFIYCLEAVTGKVIWLNDRTGYIYGVHPHQAQAFGGVAPQGYLLIDGADLVVPSSSAYPARFDLATGTLKEFSLPKMARYPGGWFASTTTNGWVKLNLSTLVFDAGVNTNRHEDKPHQQGVPGVRRSFRAGDREWSFDQPMPEISGKVHSMIAADEKCFVVTEEGCLYALTAPEQVKGEAQQWRREPIVAAAKGSQQDAVENFLAAAATQHGYAVVLGLGEPEFLASLAGQTDFKILALIAESDDISAARTRLAAARFQGERVALRQTSPTNAGLPPYFASVIVLAPGTPLPDAATLKQMYSWLRPYGGKLIGPPALRKLAESVRLPQANLTQHAKGLVILSREGALEGSTNYKGDWLPSADALVKAPVGVLWFDDTLGNFKRAPQPKFVDGVMITADKDWLDASTRKGNVDYRLRPAVFSDVYTGRVLQADEAPELRQQFGQLDLQKIQPSQYRPPTQKDDWKPEAPRAGTRLNPLTSEREPRVFPKSYGCDGGFDYGLLYTMRSGTAAFYDLRSDSGTIHISGPRSGCTSSIIPANGLLNVPYFYEGCSCSYPLPMALALVHLPPAFEQWAAWGNVPATNLDGKIERLGLNFGAPGDRRTEDSTLWLGYPSVGGPSPKINVRTEPAEPVTYYHHSIWIEGGEGWPWVAASGCQGLRTVTLSGLKNGRYTVRLIFAEPDRAMTSDGRRFDLRVQDRVALSNFSVLAEAGGVLRVVTKTVPKVDVKEGTLTVTLTARQGETLLSGLEIIREGLAVGALPFPARAPGWQ